The following proteins come from a genomic window of Sorghum bicolor cultivar BTx623 chromosome 3, Sorghum_bicolor_NCBIv3, whole genome shotgun sequence:
- the LOC8054398 gene encoding probable GABA transporter 2, which yields MAPAAAFDAEAGATNGNGVSHGHGTKPGLTAVGDAGAAFVLESKGTWWHAGFHLTTAIVGPTVLTLPYALRGTGWALGLTLLSAMAAVTLYEYSLMSRVLDHCEARGRRHIRFRELAADVLGSGWMFYFVVTVQTTINTGVSIGAILLAADCLEIMYTSLAPHGPLKLYHFIIMVAVVLAFLSQLPSFHSLRHINFVSLLLSLGYTILVSAACIRAGLSKNAPVKDYSLSSSKSEQTFDAFLSISILASVFGNGILPEIQATLAPPAAGKMMKALVLCYSVVVFTFFLSSITGYWAFGSHVQSNVLKSLMPDSGPALAPTWLLGVAVLFVLLQLLAIGLVYSQVAYEIMEKSSADAAQGRFSRRNLVPRLLLRTLYLAFCALMAAMLPFFGDIVGVVGAIGFIPLDFVLPVLMYNMALAPPRRSPVFLANTAVMVVFAGVGAIGAFASIRKLALDADKFKLFSNNVVD from the exons ATGGCGCCCGCCGCCGCGTTCGACGCCGAGGCCGGCGCCACCAACGGCAACGGCGTGAGCCACGGCCACGGCACCAAGCCGGGCCTCACGGCCGTGGGCGACGCCGGCGCCGCCTTCGTGCTCGAGTCCAAGG GGACGTGGTGGCACGCGGGGTTCCACCTGACGACGGCGATCGTGGGGCCGACGGTGCTGACGCTCCCGTACGCGCTGCGCGGGACGGGGTGGGCGCTCGGCCTCACGCTGCtctccgccatggccgccgtcACCTTGTACGAGTACTCCCTCATGTCCCGCGTCCTCGACCACTGCGAGGCGCGCGGCCGCCGCCACATCCGCTTCCGCGAGCTCGCCGCCGACGTCCTCG GATCCGGATGGATGTTTTACTTCGTGGTCACCGTGCAGACCACCATCAACACCGGCGTTAGCATCGGCGCCATCCTGCTCGCCGCCGACTGCCTCGAG ATAATGTACACGAGCCTTGCTCCACATGGTCCCCTGAAACTGTACCACTTCATCATCATGGTGGCCGTGGTGCTGGCCTTCCTCTCCCAGCTACCGTCTTTCCACTCGCTGCGGCACATCAACTTCGTCTCGCTGCTCCTGAGCTTGGGCTACACCATCCTTGTGTCAGCTGCTTGCATTCGTGCAG GCTTGTCCAAAAATGCTCCTGTGAAGGACTACTCGCTAAGCTCGTCCAAGTCCGAGCAGACCTTCGACGCTTTTCTATCCATCTCCATCCTCGCCTCTGTCTTCGGCAACGGCATACTGCCTGAAATCCAG GCGACGTTGGCGCCACCGGCAGCGGGGAAGATGATGAAGGCGCTGGTACTGTGCTACTCCGTCGtcgtcttcaccttcttcctctCGTCGATCACCGGGTACTGGGCCTTCGGCAGCCACGTGCAGTCCAACGTCCTCAAGAGCCTCATGCCGGACTCCGGCCCAGCCCTCGCCCCGACGTGGCTGCTGGGCGTCGCGGTCCTCTTCGTCCTCCTCCAGCTCCTCGCCATCGGCCTCGTCTACTCCCAGGTGGCGTACGAGATCATGGAGAAGAGCTCCGCCGACGCCGCCCAGGGCCGGTTCTCGCGCCGGAACCTCGTCCCGCGCCTGCTGCTGCGGACGCTGTACCTCGCCTTCTGCGCGCTCATGGCCGCCATGCTGCCCTTCTTCGGCGACATCGTCGGCGTGGTAGGCGCCATTGGGTTCATCCCGCTCGACTTCGTGCTCCCCGTGCTCATGTACAACATGGCGCTCGCGCCGCCGCGCAGGTCCCCGGTCTTCCTCGCCAACACGGCCGTCATGGTCGTTTTCGCCGGCGTAGGGGCCATTGGCGCCTTTGCCAGCATTCGCAAGCTCGCGCTGGACGCCGACAAGTTTAAGCTCTTCAGCAACAATGTTGTTGACTGA